One window of Mesorhizobium sp. PAMC28654 genomic DNA carries:
- a CDS encoding rhamnose ABC transporter substrate-binding protein, with protein sequence MKAFRLALLASAVLLAPASLAFSQECAKAPVTVGFLPKLDTDPYFKVAQQGAEEAAKEIGGKAIQVAPSQATAEAQIDFINSLVSQKVGVIAISANDANAVAPALKRAAQQGVRVISYDSDVAGDARSIFVNQAKGDSLAEMMLESAYNLTGGDGEFAILSSTPTATNQNAWIDFMKKKMAAEPKFAKMKLVQVAYGEESEQINQQQALALVQAFPDLKAIIVPAGIGLPAAARALEEAGMIGKVKLTGLAPATLISKYIKDGAAQDIWWNVSDLGYLTYQAAQALAQCKITGKEGDKFTAGRLGEYTIGAGGELILGPAKIVTPANLAEFKF encoded by the coding sequence ATGAAAGCGTTTAGACTAGCCCTGCTCGCATCCGCGGTTCTCCTGGCGCCTGCCTCGCTGGCCTTCAGCCAGGAATGCGCCAAGGCACCGGTAACGGTCGGCTTCCTGCCCAAGCTCGACACCGATCCCTACTTCAAGGTTGCCCAGCAGGGCGCCGAGGAGGCCGCGAAGGAAATCGGCGGCAAGGCAATTCAGGTCGCGCCCTCGCAGGCAACGGCGGAAGCGCAGATCGATTTCATCAACAGCCTGGTCTCGCAGAAGGTCGGCGTGATCGCGATTTCCGCCAATGATGCGAACGCCGTCGCCCCGGCGCTGAAGCGAGCCGCACAGCAGGGCGTCAGGGTCATCTCTTACGATTCCGACGTCGCCGGCGACGCCCGCTCGATCTTCGTCAACCAGGCCAAGGGCGACAGCCTGGCCGAGATGATGCTGGAAAGCGCCTACAATCTGACCGGCGGCGACGGTGAGTTCGCGATCCTCTCATCGACGCCGACGGCCACCAACCAGAACGCCTGGATCGACTTCATGAAGAAGAAGATGGCGGCCGAGCCGAAATTCGCCAAGATGAAGCTGGTCCAGGTCGCCTATGGCGAGGAGAGCGAGCAGATCAACCAGCAGCAGGCGCTGGCGCTGGTGCAGGCTTTCCCCGACCTCAAGGCGATCATCGTTCCGGCCGGCATAGGCCTGCCCGCGGCGGCGCGCGCACTGGAGGAAGCCGGCATGATCGGCAAGGTCAAGCTGACCGGCCTCGCTCCGGCCACGCTGATCTCGAAATACATCAAGGACGGGGCCGCGCAGGACATCTGGTGGAACGTCTCCGATCTCGGCTACCTGACCTACCAGGCCGCCCAGGCGCTCGCCCAGTGCAAGATCACCGGCAAGGAAGGCGACAAGTTCACCGCTGGCCGGCTCGGCGAATACACGATCGGCGCCGGCGGCGAACTGATCCTGGGGCCGGCCAAGATCGTAACCCCCGCCAATCTGGCTGAGTTCAAGTTCTGA
- a CDS encoding glutamine amidotransferase, which produces MKMLLAGETFAATTSVAIGGDVLTSATWTNGATAFNAALAIEGITVTQIGGERCAAEFPYDLEALAHYQAVVISDVGALTLLVTPDARAGRVGVNRFEVLKAYVEGGGGLMLAGGYMGFQGMFGTARFYDTPVEDVLPVRCLPFCDGMEVPQGLQASILQSSHPIFAGVEGPLPPILGMNKLDFRHDGSSRLLATCHHRGTDWPLLAVRNHGRGRTVAWATDIGPHWLSQDFLAWPLYGKLMANIVRWLAGDE; this is translated from the coding sequence ATGAAAATGTTGCTTGCAGGCGAAACCTTCGCGGCGACAACATCGGTCGCCATCGGCGGCGATGTGCTCACAAGCGCGACCTGGACAAATGGTGCGACGGCCTTCAACGCCGCGCTGGCCATCGAGGGCATCACCGTCACGCAGATCGGTGGCGAGCGCTGCGCCGCGGAATTTCCCTATGACCTTGAGGCGCTCGCCCACTATCAGGCTGTGGTGATCTCCGATGTCGGCGCGCTGACATTGCTGGTCACGCCGGATGCCCGCGCCGGGCGTGTCGGCGTCAACCGCTTCGAGGTCCTGAAAGCCTACGTCGAAGGTGGCGGAGGGCTGATGCTGGCCGGCGGCTACATGGGCTTTCAGGGCATGTTCGGGACAGCGCGGTTCTATGACACCCCAGTCGAGGATGTGTTGCCCGTCCGCTGCCTGCCGTTCTGCGACGGCATGGAGGTGCCACAAGGCCTGCAGGCCTCCATCCTGCAATCGTCCCATCCGATTTTTGCGGGCGTGGAGGGGCCGTTGCCGCCGATCCTCGGTATGAACAAGCTGGATTTCAGGCACGACGGTTCGTCCCGGCTTCTGGCGACCTGTCACCATCGCGGCACGGACTGGCCGCTTCTTGCCGTTCGCAACCATGGTCGTGGCCGGACGGTCGCCTGGGCGACCGACATCGGCCCGCACTGGCTGTCGCAGGATTTTCTCGCATGGCCGCTTTACGGCAAGCTGATGGCCAACATCGTCCGCTGGCTGGCCGGGGACGAATAG
- a CDS encoding metal ABC transporter permease — protein MSTMFDYEFMRNAFYACTVVGIVAGAVGYFLVLRGQTFAGHALTHVGFSGATGAGLIGLSPFLGLTVFTVIAGIGIGLLGERAHRDVAIGIVLTLSLGLGLLFLHFYTAFAGQATNVLFGNVLGISLRTVIILAVLAVAILVVLVVIARPLLFASLQPELAEARGVPVTLVSTLFMVLVAFATAEAAQIVGVLLVFALMVAPAATAFRLTRGVFAGILVSMALAVAIAWISLAFAYRTDWPTSFWITALGAAAYLASGYAERLTASRRMGRPTAGEPRMTETLEDSGQLR, from the coding sequence ATGTCCACGATGTTTGACTACGAGTTCATGCGCAACGCCTTCTATGCCTGCACGGTGGTCGGCATCGTCGCAGGTGCTGTCGGCTATTTCCTGGTGCTGCGCGGCCAGACTTTTGCTGGCCACGCGCTCACCCACGTCGGTTTCTCTGGAGCCACGGGGGCCGGCCTCATCGGCCTGTCGCCGTTCCTCGGCCTGACCGTGTTCACCGTCATCGCCGGCATCGGCATCGGCCTGCTCGGCGAGCGCGCGCATCGCGACGTCGCCATCGGCATCGTGCTCACCCTCTCGCTTGGCCTTGGGCTGTTGTTCCTGCATTTCTACACCGCCTTCGCCGGGCAGGCGACGAATGTGCTGTTCGGCAATGTGCTGGGCATCAGCCTGCGCACCGTCATCATCCTTGCCGTGCTGGCCGTGGCGATCCTGGTGGTGCTGGTGGTGATCGCCCGACCGCTGCTGTTCGCCAGCCTGCAGCCGGAGCTTGCCGAGGCGCGCGGCGTGCCGGTCACCCTGGTCTCGACCCTGTTCATGGTCCTCGTCGCCTTCGCCACGGCGGAAGCCGCCCAGATCGTCGGCGTATTGCTGGTCTTCGCGCTGATGGTGGCCCCGGCGGCAACCGCCTTCAGACTGACGCGCGGCGTCTTCGCCGGCATATTGGTGTCCATGGCGCTTGCCGTCGCCATCGCCTGGATCAGCCTGGCATTCGCCTACCGGACCGACTGGCCGACAAGCTTCTGGATCACCGCACTGGGTGCAGCGGCCTATCTCGCAAGCGGCTACGCCGAGCGCCTCACCGCATCGCGCCGCATGGGCCGCCCGACGGCCGGTGAACCGCGAATGACGGAAACGCTCGAGGACAGCGGCCAACTCCGATGA
- a CDS encoding metal ABC transporter ATP-binding protein codes for MRSVPLLAALLVAAPLLAGNAARAEEKINIVAAENFYGDLGANGAGKTTMLRAILGLVRPAGGAISVLGRPPTRGNPTIGYMPQARRALPHPGISGVDFVLTAAGGHRWGWPVANAAEREAAWKALEEVGAADLARRPLAELSGGERQRILIAQALIGDPRLLLLDEPLISLDAAHQRVIIDLVHEVAQRLGIAILFCSHEINPLMRAVDRVLYLGNGKAAIGSVDEVINGPVLSRLYGTPITVMRVAGRIFVMADDIELEGAAHVHDV; via the coding sequence ATGCGTTCCGTTCCATTGCTGGCGGCACTGCTCGTTGCAGCGCCGCTTTTGGCTGGCAATGCCGCCAGGGCCGAAGAGAAGATAAACATCGTTGCGGCCGAGAACTTCTACGGCGACCTCGGCGCCAATGGCGCCGGCAAGACGACGATGCTGCGCGCGATCCTTGGCCTTGTCAGGCCGGCTGGTGGAGCGATCTCCGTGCTTGGCCGGCCGCCGACGCGCGGCAATCCGACCATCGGCTACATGCCGCAGGCGCGCCGCGCCCTGCCCCATCCCGGCATCAGCGGCGTCGACTTCGTGCTCACCGCCGCCGGCGGCCATCGCTGGGGCTGGCCGGTCGCCAACGCCGCCGAGAGAGAGGCCGCCTGGAAGGCGCTGGAGGAGGTCGGTGCCGCCGACCTTGCCCGGCGTCCGCTGGCGGAGCTTTCCGGCGGCGAGCGCCAGCGCATCCTCATTGCCCAGGCGCTGATCGGCGACCCCAGGCTCCTGCTGCTCGACGAGCCGCTGATCAGCCTCGACGCCGCGCACCAGCGCGTCATCATCGACCTCGTGCACGAGGTCGCGCAGCGGCTCGGCATCGCAATTTTGTTCTGCTCGCACGAGATCAACCCGCTCATGCGCGCCGTCGACCGCGTGCTCTATCTCGGCAACGGCAAGGCGGCGATCGGCAGCGTCGACGAGGTCATCAACGGCCCCGTCCTGTCGCGGCTCTACGGCACGCCGATCACTGTGATGCGCGTCGCGGGCAGGATCTTCGTCATGGCCGACGATATCGAATTGGAGGGCGCCGCCCATGTCCACGATGTTTGA
- a CDS encoding calcium:proton antiporter — translation MSGHSHASIPTWTWVAPALAAGLLALKFAGIVPSDATSVLVLAAALLGLAVFAAVHHAEVLALKLGEPFGSILLAVAVTVIEVALIVSIMLTGAEGSDAVARDTVFAAVMIVLNGVVGLCLIMGGRRHFEQTFQLQGASSALAVLGTLATLALILPNYTLAASGPSFSDLQVVFVGIAALVLWGVFVFVQTVKHRDYFLDTPAEADPTDEDAEPSPEKPSDRIALFSLGLLLVSLVAVVLLAKVLSYPLDKGIAAAGLPQAFVGVIIAAIVLLPEGMAAAKSAVRNQLQNSINLALGSAIASIGLTIPTVAIVSLVLKQNLVLGVSPTNITLLVLTLFVSTLTLGTGRTTVLQGAIHLVIFAVFLLVSAVP, via the coding sequence ATGTCCGGACACAGTCACGCTTCCATCCCGACCTGGACCTGGGTGGCGCCCGCGCTGGCCGCCGGTCTGCTTGCTCTCAAATTCGCCGGCATCGTCCCTTCGGACGCCACATCGGTGCTTGTTCTCGCCGCCGCCCTGCTTGGCTTGGCGGTTTTCGCGGCCGTCCACCATGCGGAGGTCCTGGCGCTGAAACTCGGCGAACCGTTTGGCTCGATCCTGCTGGCGGTGGCGGTGACGGTGATCGAGGTCGCGTTGATCGTCTCGATCATGCTCACGGGCGCCGAAGGCAGCGACGCGGTGGCGCGCGACACCGTCTTTGCCGCCGTGATGATCGTGCTCAACGGCGTCGTCGGCCTTTGCCTGATCATGGGCGGAAGGCGGCATTTCGAGCAGACTTTCCAGTTGCAGGGCGCATCATCGGCGCTGGCCGTGCTTGGCACGCTGGCCACATTGGCGCTGATCCTGCCGAATTACACGCTGGCGGCGTCCGGGCCGTCCTTTTCCGACTTGCAGGTCGTCTTTGTCGGCATCGCGGCGCTGGTGCTGTGGGGCGTTTTCGTGTTCGTTCAGACCGTGAAGCACCGTGACTACTTTCTCGACACGCCGGCGGAGGCCGATCCGACAGACGAGGATGCGGAGCCTTCGCCGGAGAAGCCAAGCGACCGTATCGCCTTGTTCAGCCTCGGCCTGTTGCTGGTCTCGCTGGTGGCGGTCGTGCTGCTGGCCAAGGTCCTTTCCTACCCGCTGGACAAGGGCATTGCCGCCGCCGGGCTGCCGCAAGCCTTCGTCGGCGTGATCATCGCCGCGATCGTGCTCCTGCCGGAAGGCATGGCGGCGGCGAAGTCGGCGGTCAGGAACCAGCTGCAGAACAGCATCAACCTGGCGCTCGGATCGGCGATCGCCAGCATCGGGCTGACCATCCCCACGGTCGCGATCGTGTCGCTGGTGCTCAAGCAGAACCTGGTGCTCGGCGTCTCGCCCACCAACATCACCTTGCTGGTGCTGACGCTTTTCGTCAGCACGCTGACGCTGGGCACCGGTCGCACCACGGTGCTGCAGGGCGCGATCCACCTTGTGATCTTCGCCGTCTTCCTGCTGGTCTCTGCCGTGCCCTGA
- a CDS encoding murein L,D-transpeptidase catalytic domain family protein, producing MRLRSAPVGFVAILGLLVVVIGLAASARSFAALQPGIPAWLKAHVGDGTDQISQVVLERARALYMRKVGEGVVKNPCYFAMDATRPSDLGNGVLGHRYYIICEANQSFRAVAAGHGAGRDLKGVVNFANGRECSKNFGNAMDSELTGGGDYMTSDTKTSFKGYYRVGAKQNAVFMRTFVQFNGEGETANARPRKIGGHAAQVLKGLCMRKDPASPYANHDGFVPAGTLVTYAGGRSNGCTSWTPEDAQLIIPLMKDKPTTLYIYPESRDIAAVARSATAGHALGAGLYWNAACLKQIGTPKFWPKETLEPVIAKYKADHPAPPPQPLPICTQ from the coding sequence GTGCGGTTGAGATCTGCCCCCGTGGGGTTTGTCGCCATCCTCGGCCTGCTCGTCGTGGTTATCGGCCTGGCGGCGTCTGCGCGGTCGTTCGCCGCTTTGCAGCCGGGCATTCCGGCCTGGCTGAAGGCCCATGTCGGCGACGGCACGGACCAGATTTCGCAGGTGGTGCTGGAGCGGGCGCGCGCGCTTTACATGCGCAAGGTGGGCGAAGGCGTGGTCAAGAACCCCTGCTACTTCGCCATGGACGCCACGCGCCCCAGCGACCTCGGCAACGGCGTGCTCGGGCACCGCTATTACATCATCTGCGAGGCCAACCAATCGTTTCGAGCGGTGGCGGCGGGCCATGGCGCCGGCCGCGATTTGAAGGGCGTCGTCAACTTCGCCAATGGACGCGAATGCTCCAAGAACTTCGGCAATGCCATGGATTCCGAACTGACCGGCGGCGGCGACTACATGACCAGCGATACCAAGACCTCGTTCAAGGGCTATTACCGCGTCGGCGCCAAGCAGAACGCGGTGTTCATGCGCACTTTCGTGCAGTTCAACGGCGAAGGCGAAACCGCCAACGCCAGGCCGCGCAAGATCGGTGGCCACGCGGCCCAGGTGCTGAAAGGCCTGTGCATGCGCAAGGATCCGGCCAGCCCCTACGCCAACCATGACGGTTTCGTTCCGGCGGGCACGCTGGTGACTTACGCCGGCGGCCGCAGCAATGGCTGCACCAGCTGGACGCCGGAGGACGCCCAGCTGATCATCCCGCTGATGAAGGACAAGCCGACGACGCTCTACATCTATCCTGAATCGCGCGACATCGCCGCCGTCGCGCGTTCCGCGACCGCCGGCCATGCGCTGGGCGCCGGCCTCTACTGGAACGCGGCCTGCCTGAAGCAGATCGGCACGCCGAAATTCTGGCCGAAGGAAACACTGGAGCCGGTCATCGCAAAGTACAAGGCGGATCACCCGGCACCGCCCCCGCAGCCATTGCCGATCTGCACGCAGTAG
- a CDS encoding GcrA family cell cycle regulator, translating into MKTIIRDNIKLTSRDVPLIQLGVYQCRFPVSEDASVPGGYRFCAGPTSTDRVYCDHHHGIVTAVDPRRARSGPPFAQRRAA; encoded by the coding sequence CTGAAAACCATCATCCGTGACAATATCAAACTGACTTCGAGAGACGTCCCCCTCATTCAGCTAGGCGTCTATCAGTGCCGCTTCCCGGTGAGCGAAGACGCATCGGTACCCGGCGGTTACCGTTTTTGTGCCGGGCCAACTTCGACGGATCGCGTCTACTGCGATCACCACCACGGCATCGTGACCGCCGTCGACCCTCGTCGAGCCCGTTCGGGTCCCCCCTTCGCTCAACGGCGCGCCGCGTAG
- a CDS encoding VOC family protein — protein sequence MLNGIHHVALICTDYHRSRRFYVELLGLDLIREVYREADEFL from the coding sequence ATGCTGAACGGCATTCACCACGTCGCTCTCATCTGCACCGACTACCACCGGTCGCGACGGTTTTATGTCGAACTCCTCGGCCTCGATCTGATCCGCGAGGTCTATCGGGAGGCTGACGAGTTCCTCTGA
- a CDS encoding PaaX family transcriptional regulator C-terminal domain-containing protein yields MLRETTDSLPQRMLVTLLAEFASVRSAPIASSVLVDIFEDFGISVDATRTALSRLVSKSLLVRQKDGRSTSYALSPSAATMIREDRDRILKFGEPQEWDGRWTLVAFSVSEAQRERRHTLRSQLRGLGFAPLFDGLWGAAFASEDDARKALEFADVPESLVARGEISMLGAKINTFHRAWKLDDIAMQYNTFIADVAPIVERAEKGEVAPAEALLIRTRIMDDWRTFPINDPGLPRELLPDGWPREYAHQLFIRAYELLKPPAELRLKMLMQTTSPGKRVA; encoded by the coding sequence GTGCTTCGTGAAACAACGGATTCTTTGCCTCAACGGATGTTGGTAACGTTGCTCGCAGAATTTGCCTCAGTAAGAAGTGCACCAATAGCGTCCAGCGTTCTCGTAGACATTTTTGAAGACTTTGGGATATCTGTCGACGCTACGCGAACAGCCCTCAGCCGTCTCGTTTCAAAATCCTTGCTGGTTAGACAAAAGGACGGACGCTCTACTAGCTACGCTTTGAGTCCGTCCGCTGCCACAATGATTCGTGAGGATCGTGATCGCATTCTCAAATTCGGGGAACCCCAGGAATGGGACGGGAGATGGACGTTGGTCGCCTTTTCTGTTTCGGAAGCCCAACGTGAGCGTCGTCACACCCTACGAAGTCAGCTGCGCGGACTAGGTTTCGCTCCACTTTTTGATGGGTTGTGGGGGGCTGCTTTTGCGAGCGAGGATGATGCCAGGAAAGCACTTGAATTTGCAGACGTTCCAGAATCCCTCGTCGCTAGGGGCGAAATCAGCATGTTGGGTGCGAAGATAAATACCTTTCATCGAGCGTGGAAACTCGACGACATCGCGATGCAATACAATACATTTATCGCGGATGTGGCCCCAATCGTCGAGCGGGCCGAAAAGGGTGAGGTTGCTCCTGCCGAAGCATTGTTAATCCGGACCAGGATCATGGATGACTGGCGCACATTCCCTATCAACGATCCCGGTCTGCCGCGAGAGTTGCTACCAGACGGCTGGCCTCGTGAATATGCTCACCAGTTGTTTATAAGGGCCTACGAGCTACTTAAGCCCCCGGCCGAACTCCGTTTGAAGATGTTAATGCAGACAACGTCTCCAGGTAAACGCGTAGCGTGA
- a CDS encoding APC family permease yields MSEPQKHLRSNSIGVLGLVFFVVAAVGPIGAVMGATPLVFMQSGTGASGIYLLAAVLFAVFSSGYVAMSRYVGTAGGFATYIARGFDYRTGGAAAYLTLFMYVVMVTSIYGVFAVFAAQAVQEYLGVSVRWEYFIAITLPIIAILSYTRVELSTRILGVLLIAEVFVILVLDFAIVFQGGNGGAPLDFSGFAPHNVFGGGLGLAFLFGLASFGGFEATVVFSEEAKDPKRTIPIATYAAVALIGVFYAFTTWALGNGAGAANIQQVATTDPTGFILKITETYVGKTWAHVISILAISSFLGVLLGFTNILSRYIFSMARVGLLPGFMALTHAKHQSPHRGSVVANVSIAVIIAGFIVAGADPFTTLYTYLLALGTVGLLAMLAAASLACVFFFMRNPRSESRWSTTIAPLLAFAGFCIATYLAISNFGFLVGTDSGWRLWLWLILPAVSILGYAVATLRGKEAINFRVAEFDTGLAPNAFAEPEHMGV; encoded by the coding sequence ATGAGTGAACCTCAAAAACACCTTCGATCGAACTCAATCGGCGTTCTCGGGCTGGTATTTTTCGTTGTCGCTGCCGTTGGGCCGATAGGCGCCGTCATGGGAGCTACGCCGCTGGTATTCATGCAAAGCGGCACCGGTGCGTCAGGCATTTACCTTTTGGCAGCAGTCCTGTTCGCTGTGTTCTCTTCCGGTTATGTGGCAATGAGCCGCTATGTCGGAACTGCAGGGGGCTTCGCAACCTACATCGCGCGGGGTTTTGACTATCGAACTGGCGGAGCAGCCGCATACCTGACACTGTTCATGTATGTTGTGATGGTTACGTCGATATATGGCGTGTTCGCTGTTTTCGCCGCCCAAGCTGTGCAGGAATATCTCGGCGTTTCGGTGCGTTGGGAATACTTCATCGCGATCACGCTTCCGATAATCGCGATTCTATCTTACACGCGGGTGGAGCTATCGACGCGCATCCTCGGAGTGTTACTTATCGCGGAAGTCTTCGTCATTTTGGTTCTTGACTTCGCGATTGTGTTTCAAGGCGGTAATGGCGGCGCGCCCTTGGATTTTAGTGGCTTCGCCCCCCACAATGTGTTCGGGGGCGGATTAGGACTTGCGTTCCTGTTCGGCTTGGCCTCGTTTGGCGGTTTTGAGGCGACCGTGGTCTTCAGCGAAGAAGCCAAGGATCCGAAGCGGACAATTCCAATTGCCACCTATGCCGCCGTCGCGCTGATCGGTGTATTTTATGCGTTCACCACATGGGCGCTCGGAAATGGCGCTGGCGCCGCAAATATTCAGCAGGTTGCGACGACCGACCCAACCGGTTTTATTCTGAAGATCACGGAAACCTATGTTGGAAAGACGTGGGCACATGTGATCAGCATACTAGCCATTAGCAGCTTTCTGGGTGTCTTGCTCGGATTTACCAATATTCTTAGCCGCTACATCTTCTCGATGGCGCGCGTGGGCTTGCTTCCCGGCTTTATGGCGCTGACGCATGCCAAGCACCAATCTCCCCATCGCGGGAGCGTCGTTGCGAACGTGTCAATCGCTGTAATTATTGCCGGTTTCATCGTTGCCGGTGCCGATCCGTTTACAACCCTGTACACCTATCTCCTGGCGCTCGGTACCGTTGGGCTCCTTGCAATGCTGGCCGCAGCGTCATTGGCCTGCGTATTTTTCTTTATGAGGAACCCCCGCAGCGAGAGCAGATGGAGTACGACGATAGCGCCTCTACTTGCGTTCGCCGGCTTCTGTATCGCTACGTATTTGGCCATCAGCAACTTCGGATTCCTGGTTGGAACAGATAGTGGATGGCGCCTTTGGCTTTGGCTTATTCTGCCGGCGGTCTCAATCCTCGGCTACGCCGTGGCTACTCTGCGAGGGAAGGAGGCAATCAACTTTCGCGTCGCTGAATTTGATACCGGGCTTGCTCCAAACGCATTCGCAGAACCTGAGCATATGGGGGTATGA
- a CDS encoding IS3 family transposase (programmed frameshift), translated as MSPKSSSAKKPAEQVVKDIRRATRRHFSAEDKIRIVLDGLRGEDSIAELCRKEGIAQSLYYTWSKEFMEAGKRRLAGDTARAATSDEVKDLRREAGALKECVADLTLENRLLKKKHDRGWGRARMRYPASEKLEIIRIVEQSHLPTRKTLDRLGIPRRTFYRWYDRYVEGGPEALQDRPSAPSRVWNRIPPAIHDQIIELALEQSELSPRELAVRFTDETRYFVSEASVYRLLKAYDLITSPAYVVIKAANEFHTKTTRPNEMWQTDFTYFKIIGWGWMYLSTVLDDYSRYIIAWKLCSTMRAEDVTDTLDMALTASGCDQAHVHHKPRLLSDNGPSYIAGELADYIQDQRMSHVRGAPMHPQTQGKIERWHQTLKNRILLENYFLPGDLEAQIAAFVEHYNHRRYHESLANVTPADAYFGRAAAIIKQRERIKRQTIQHRRLQHRKIAA; from the exons ATGAGCCCTAAATCCTCAAGTGCCAAGAAGCCTGCCGAGCAGGTGGTAAAGGACATTCGCCGGGCGACCCGGCGGCATTTTTCAGCGGAAGACAAGATCCGGATCGTGCTGGACGGGCTGCGCGGCGAAGACAGCATCGCCGAGCTGTGCCGCAAGGAAGGGATCGCGCAGAGCCTGTATTACACCTGGTCCAAGGAGTTCATGGAGGCCGGCAAGCGCCGATTGGCGGGTGATACCGCTCGTGCTGCCACCAGCGACGAGGTCAAGGATTTGCGCCGGGAGGCCGGCGCGCTGAAGGAATGCGTCGCTGATCTGACACTGGAAAACCGTCTGCTCA AAAAAAAGCATGATCGCGGATGGGGACGAGCAAGAATGAGATATCCCGCATCCGAAAAGCTCGAGATCATCAGGATCGTCGAGCAGTCACACCTGCCAACCCGCAAAACGCTGGACCGACTGGGCATCCCGCGCCGGACCTTCTATCGCTGGTATGACCGTTATGTCGAGGGCGGGCCTGAGGCGCTGCAGGATCGGCCCTCGGCGCCGAGCCGGGTGTGGAACCGCATCCCGCCTGCCATCCATGACCAGATCATCGAACTGGCGCTGGAGCAGTCCGAGCTCTCCCCGCGCGAACTGGCAGTACGGTTCACCGACGAGACGCGCTACTTCGTGTCAGAAGCCAGCGTTTACCGGCTCCTCAAGGCCTACGATCTGATCACCAGCCCGGCCTATGTGGTGATCAAGGCGGCGAACGAGTTCCACACCAAGACGACGCGACCCAACGAGATGTGGCAGACGGACTTCACCTACTTCAAGATCATCGGCTGGGGCTGGATGTACCTGTCGACCGTGCTCGACGATTACTCCCGCTACATCATCGCCTGGAAACTGTGCAGCACCATGCGGGCCGAGGACGTCACCGACACGCTGGACATGGCACTTACTGCCTCAGGGTGCGACCAGGCCCATGTGCACCACAAGCCTCGGCTGCTCAGCGATAATGGCCCCAGCTACATCGCCGGCGAACTGGCGGACTATATCCAGGACCAACGCATGAGCCATGTCCGGGGCGCTCCAATGCATCCCCAGACCCAAGGCAAGATCGAGCGCTGGCACCAGACCCTCAAAAACCGAATCCTCTTGGAGAACTACTTTCTGCCCGGCGACCTTGAGGCCCAGATCGCAGCCTTCGTCGAACATTACAACCATCGACGCTACCACGAGAGCCTGGCCAACGTAACGCCAGCCGACGCCTACTTCGGCAGGGCCGCAGCCATTATCAAACAGCGAGAAAGGATCAAACGCCAAACCATCCAACATCGGCGCTTGCAGCACCGCAAGATCGCCGCTTAA